A window of the Pararge aegeria chromosome 2, ilParAegt1.1, whole genome shotgun sequence genome harbors these coding sequences:
- the LOC120632719 gene encoding protein limb expression 1 homolog: MVYPEASRWGAPDTLAPLYDDVYRADGVLSTVNVVEALQEFWQVKAARNSGAASGGSGALVIYESVPAAHPPYVCYVTLPGGACFGSFQNCPTKAEARRSAAKIALMNSVFNEHESRRISEHFIEKAVAEARASFAGDAATHHQDPSAGIAAFRFMLEANKGRTMLEFQELMTVFQLLHWNGSLRAMRERQCSRQEVVAHYSARALDDAMREQMAREWASREREAAATGATGGVLRNELARAERELRAARLAARELRFPKEKRDILILAARLAPPQQQQ, encoded by the exons CCGACGGAGTGCTGTCAACAGTGAACGTGGTCGAGGCGCTGCAAGAGTTCTGGCAGGTGAAGGCGGCGAGGAATAGCGGTGCGGCTAGCGGCGGCAGCGGTGCACTCGTCATCTACGAGTCAGTGCCGGCCGCACATCCGCCCTACGTGTGCTACGTCACACTGCCGGGGGGTGCTTGCTTCGGCAGCTTTcag AATTGCCCCACTAAAGCTGAGGCGCGGCGCAGTGCAGCGAAGATCGCACTCATGAACAGCGTGTTCAACGAACATGAGTCTCGACGTATATCAGAGCACTTCATCGAGAAGGCGGTAGCGGAAGCGCGAGCGTCCTTCGCCGGGGACGCAGCGACGCATCACCAGGATCCTAGTGCTGGAATTGCGGCCTTTAG GTTTATGCTAGAAGCAAACAAGGGCCGCACGATGCTGGAATTCCAGGAACTGATGACGGTATTCCAGCTTCTACATTGGAACGGTTCGCTGCGCGCTATGCGCGAGCGGCAGTGTTCGAGGCAGGAAGTTGTTGCGCATTACTCCGCCCGGGCGCTGGACGATGCGATGCGTGAACAGATGGCGCGGGAGTGGGCGTCGAGGGAAAGGGAGGCGGCTGCGACGGGAGCGACGGGCGGAGTGCTGCGGAACGAGCTGGCGCGAGCGGAGCGGGAGCTCCGCGCGGCTCGGCTCGCAGCAAGGGAGCTGCGCTTCCCCAAGGAGAAGCGCGATATACTAATCCTCGCCGCGCGACTCGCCCCGCCGCAGCAGCAACAGTGA